One Syntrophus gentianae DNA window includes the following coding sequences:
- the rpoN gene encoding RNA polymerase factor sigma-54: MAFELKQNLKLSQQLIMTPQLQQAIKLLQLSRMEMIDVINQEMEENPLLEDMPSEEYDEVDQDQISEEGKISEREELKSIERTEEITGEGDGKEEFDWNSYLEDYGSIGTTYDRSKDGDTPSWDNLLTEKSTLTDHLMWQLKLTRLSDIEMRIGEQIIGNLDSNGYLVATPEEIANLENVAETEVVAVLDKIQEFDPAGIAARNLQECLLIQVKLLGIVNPLVEIIIQNHMKDLEIKNYNHISKKNRVSIEDVLQAVMIISDMDPRPGSIYNEERIQAIIPDVYVFKTGDEYKIVLNDDGMPRLRISNFYKEIMGNVKNDSHSENGKKYIRERVQSATWLIKSIQQRQRTIYKVADSIVRYQKDFFDKGISYLKPLVLRDIAYDVEMHESTISRVVTNKYMYTPRGIFELKYFFSSSIQKKSGEAIASKSVKEEIRKAIGSEDPKNPYSDHEIVSLLEGKGIKIARRTVAKYREMMNILPSSRRKRYF, encoded by the coding sequence ATGGCATTTGAACTTAAACAAAATTTAAAATTGAGCCAGCAACTGATTATGACTCCGCAGTTGCAGCAGGCCATTAAACTGCTCCAGCTTTCACGAATGGAGATGATTGATGTCATCAACCAGGAAATGGAAGAGAATCCCCTGCTCGAGGATATGCCTTCAGAGGAATATGATGAGGTGGATCAGGATCAGATCAGCGAAGAGGGAAAGATTTCCGAGAGAGAAGAGCTGAAGAGCATCGAAAGAACCGAAGAGATAACGGGAGAGGGGGACGGGAAGGAGGAGTTTGACTGGAACAGCTATCTCGAAGATTATGGATCGATAGGGACAACATACGATCGCAGCAAGGATGGAGATACGCCGTCATGGGATAATCTGCTGACGGAAAAGTCGACGTTGACGGATCATCTGATGTGGCAGCTCAAGCTTACCCGTTTATCAGACATCGAAATGAGGATAGGGGAACAGATTATCGGTAACCTTGATTCGAATGGCTATCTGGTCGCTACGCCTGAAGAAATTGCCAATTTGGAAAATGTTGCGGAAACGGAAGTGGTCGCTGTTCTGGATAAGATTCAGGAATTTGATCCTGCCGGAATTGCAGCAAGAAATCTGCAGGAATGCCTGCTTATTCAGGTAAAATTATTAGGCATTGTAAATCCCCTGGTTGAAATTATCATTCAGAACCACATGAAAGACCTGGAGATTAAGAACTATAATCATATTTCCAAGAAAAACAGGGTTTCGATCGAGGATGTCCTGCAGGCCGTCATGATCATCAGTGATATGGATCCAAGACCGGGAAGTATTTATAATGAGGAAAGGATCCAGGCAATTATTCCCGATGTGTACGTTTTTAAGACGGGCGACGAATACAAGATTGTTCTGAATGATGACGGTATGCCGCGACTGAGGATCAGCAATTTCTATAAAGAAATCATGGGAAATGTGAAGAACGATTCTCATTCCGAAAATGGAAAAAAGTACATTCGTGAACGGGTTCAGTCAGCCACTTGGCTCATTAAAAGTATCCAGCAGCGGCAGAGGACCATCTATAAAGTAGCCGATAGTATCGTCAGATATCAGAAGGATTTTTTTGACAAAGGAATTAGCTACTTGAAGCCGCTCGTTCTGAGGGATATTGCCTACGATGTGGAAATGCACGAGTCTACGATCAGCAGAGTGGTCACAAACAAATACATGTACACTCCGCGCGGCATCTTTGAATTAAAGTATTTCTTCAGCAGCAGTATCCAGAAAAAAAGTGGCGAAGCCATTGCGTCAAAAAGCGTCAAAGAGGAAATCCGCAAGGCGATTGGTTCTGAAGATCCCAAAAATCCTTACAGTGATCATGAAATAGTCAGTCTCCTGGAAGGGAAAGGTATTAAGATTGCCAGGAGAACCGTTGCCAAATATCGTGAAATGATGAATATTCTTCCTTCCTCGAGAAGGAAGAGATATTTTTGA
- a CDS encoding PTS sugar transporter subunit IIA encodes MKIADLLRKEYIIDGLVSSNKKEVLEELSRRILKGKLDFHLDAMIKVLTEREKLGSTGIGDGVAIPHGRLNGLEDLILAFGRSRSGIDFDSMDGKPVNLFFLLMAPEHSTSEHLKVLARISRMLKDQKFRTCLMEAKSRDELYRIIADKDENS; translated from the coding sequence ATGAAGATCGCTGATTTATTGAGGAAAGAATATATTATCGATGGGTTGGTATCATCAAATAAAAAGGAGGTGCTGGAAGAATTATCGCGAAGAATCCTGAAAGGTAAGTTAGATTTTCATCTGGATGCAATGATCAAAGTCCTGACCGAGAGAGAAAAGCTCGGAAGTACAGGGATTGGTGACGGTGTTGCGATTCCTCATGGAAGATTGAATGGACTTGAAGATCTGATTCTTGCGTTTGGGAGAAGCCGTTCGGGCATTGATTTTGATTCAATGGACGGAAAACCGGTTAACCTCTTTTTTCTTCTTATGGCACCTGAACATTCCACCAGTGAGCATCTCAAAGTGTTGGCAAGAATTTCTAGAATGCTCAAGGATCAGAAATTTAGAACATGCCTCATGGAGGCAAAATCCAGGGATGAATTGTATCGGATTATTGCGGATAAGGATGAAAATTCATGA
- a CDS encoding HPr kinase/phosphorylase — protein MFYMMPMTLEQAPSLQDLLNGASSRLGINQYVKGAGLPRPLKSLYITRFKNLTELFLSSRPEMICILPSCAFPLNKGEQIFPLSLSRKFLKARPSKSACIAIAGAKKIPDFLIHAVSNADTHLFSSIYDEYLLESRLTGLFREKIEGETSLSGGLISLHGSGILILGEHGSGKTTCALELVKRGYHWVADDVVFAKRKNDGFIYGRSWKSDFPLLEIKDRGIVRVQDVLIPSAIEEESKIDFFVELVQGTGTDQGKEGDNPLKILDILETPIPGISLPVSGDLLTMATQLDHSIQTFRCMRKEQ, from the coding sequence ATGTTTTACATGATGCCGATGACCCTGGAGCAGGCCCCTTCTCTTCAGGATCTTCTGAATGGCGCTTCAAGTCGTTTGGGAATCAACCAATATGTAAAAGGCGCAGGTCTGCCGAGACCTTTGAAGAGCCTTTACATTACCAGGTTTAAAAATCTTACGGAATTATTTTTATCTTCCCGTCCGGAAATGATCTGCATCCTTCCATCGTGCGCCTTTCCTTTGAACAAGGGCGAACAGATCTTTCCGCTTTCATTGTCCCGAAAGTTTTTAAAGGCTCGTCCTTCAAAAAGCGCCTGCATCGCCATTGCCGGTGCCAAAAAAATTCCGGATTTTTTGATCCATGCCGTAAGCAATGCCGATACGCACTTATTTTCGTCAATTTACGATGAATATCTGCTTGAAAGCCGCCTGACCGGACTTTTTCGAGAAAAGATCGAGGGAGAAACTTCCCTTTCCGGAGGATTGATCAGTCTTCATGGGAGCGGCATTCTGATCTTGGGAGAACACGGCTCAGGAAAGACAACCTGTGCCCTTGAGCTTGTTAAAAGGGGATATCACTGGGTGGCGGATGATGTCGTTTTCGCGAAAAGAAAGAACGATGGGTTCATTTATGGCAGAAGTTGGAAGAGTGACTTCCCGCTTCTTGAAATCAAGGATCGGGGGATCGTTCGTGTACAGGACGTACTGATACCGTCTGCCATCGAAGAAGAAAGTAAAATTGACTTCTTTGTGGAACTGGTTCAAGGGACGGGTACGGATCAGGGAAAAGAGGGGGACAATCCGTTAAAGATCCTGGACATTCTGGAAACTCCCATTCCCGGAATTTCTCTGCCTGTTTCAGGAGATCTACTGACCATGGCAACACAATTGGATCATTCAATACAAACTTTTCGATGTATGAGGAAAGAGCAGTGA
- the hpf gene encoding ribosome hibernation-promoting factor, HPF/YfiA family, with translation MMKISVTFRNTEDEGWQKEYVDDRMKKLNKYIDAPADVHVVLTVEKFRNVAEINVLTNGLNIIGKEESKDMHLAIDNAVEKIERQLKKHREKIRVHKSGALKEEGEEAEASPVEMEEVAESRIVETRKVILKPMSLDDAVMEMDSTKNRFVVYRNASSESVNVIYRRDDGGYLLIETNG, from the coding sequence ATGATGAAAATTTCTGTGACCTTCCGGAATACCGAAGATGAAGGTTGGCAAAAGGAATATGTTGATGACCGTATGAAAAAATTAAATAAATATATTGATGCACCTGCAGATGTTCATGTTGTCCTGACGGTCGAAAAATTCAGAAATGTCGCAGAAATTAATGTCCTGACAAACGGGTTGAATATCATCGGAAAAGAAGAGTCAAAAGACATGCACCTTGCGATTGATAATGCCGTCGAGAAGATAGAGCGACAGTTAAAAAAACATAGGGAAAAAATCCGGGTTCACAAGAGCGGCGCCTTGAAGGAAGAAGGCGAGGAAGCTGAAGCTTCGCCCGTGGAAATGGAGGAAGTTGCGGAGTCTAGGATTGTAGAAACAAGAAAAGTCATCTTGAAACCAATGTCTCTCGATGATGCCGTTATGGAAATGGATTCAACGAAAAATCGCTTCGTCGTTTATCGAAATGCGTCGTCTGAAAGTGTCAATGTCATTTACAGGCGTGATGATGGCGGTTACCTCCTGATCGAAACGAACGGCTGA